A region from the Kryptolebias marmoratus isolate JLee-2015 linkage group LG9, ASM164957v2, whole genome shotgun sequence genome encodes:
- the LOC108243066 gene encoding protocadherin beta-15 isoform X47 has product MEQKACSALGLIAVLEIFSLVLHSAIGDVSYSFPEEMKRGLIIGNLAKDMGLEVGDLAARKARMETDKNSKRYCDLNLSTGDVIVADRIDREGLCGKKSSCLLIQELVLEDPLELHRISLHVQDVNDNSPQFKKNAIKFEIRESADKGSRFRLDEAYDADIGLNAIQEYSIEENENFNLNVVAKSGGGKYSELVLKKELDREQKKELTVVLVATDGGSPQRSGTAVILVTVLDANDNAPVFSQAVYKTSLPENSPLDTAVVTVSATDADEGVNGNVSYEFDHVSDENNNVFSIDSTSGEVKVSRMLDYEEKTSYEMQITAKDGLGLVSSSTLIIEVTDVNDNAPVISIKSLKNPVPENIQLGTEVGLINVQDRDSDSNEKVRCSIQQIVPFKLVPSIKNYYSVVTTGQLDREIVSDYNITISATDEGSPPLSSSKTVHLSVADINDNPPVFEEQSYSAYVSENNKAGSTLCSVTARDPDWRQNGTVIYSLLPGEVNGAPMSSYVSVNGDTGVIHAVRSFDYEQFRSFKVHVMARDNGSPPLSSNVSISVFVSDVNDNSPQILYPAPEGSSFMTELVPKAAHGGSLVSKVISVDADSGQNAWLSYYIVKSTDPGLFTIGLHSGEIRTQRDISEADSMKQNLIVAVKDNGQPPLSATCAMYLLISDNLAEVPELKDISYEEKNSNLTSYLIIALVCVSTFFLTFIIIILGVRFCRRRKPRLLFDGAVAIPGAYLPPNYADVDGTGTLRSSYNYDAYLTTGSRTSDFKFVSSYNDNTLPADHTLKKSPTEFADMFGQSEDSLETQASSSHRASSITNSRPTSNSRVHC; this is encoded by the coding sequence ATGGAGCAGAAGGCTTGTTCCGCGCTCGGCCTCATTGCCGTCTTGGAAATATTTTCTCTTGTGTTGCACTCCGCCATTGGAGACGTGTCTTATTCTTTTCCCGAAGAGATGAAACGAGGCTTGATTATTGGAAATTTGGCTAAAGATATGGGTCTGGAGGTGGGAGATTTGGCTGCTCGAAAGGCTCGCatggaaacagacaaaaatagcaAACGGTATTGTGATTTAAATCTGAGTACTGGAGATGTCATTGTTGCCGACCGAATTGACAGAGAAGGTCTTTGTGGTAAGAAATCATCCTGCCTTTTGATTCAGGAGCTTGTTTTAGAGGATCCCTTAGAGCTGCATCGCATCAGTCTGCACGTTCAAGATGTTAACGATAATTCAcctcaatttaaaaagaatgcaATCAAATTTGAAATTAGAGAATCAGCAGATAAAGGAAGCCGGTTTCGTTTAGATGAGGCCTATGATGCAGATATCGGACTGAATGCCATTCAGGAATATAGcattgaagaaaatgaaaatttcaACTTGAATGTTGTGGCAAAAAGTGGAGGGGGAAAATATAGTgagttagttttaaaaaaagaactggacAGAGAACAAAAGAAGGAGCTTACAGTTGTGCTTGTAGCCACAGACGGTGGATCTCCTCAGAGATCGGGTACTGCAGTTATTCTTGTCACTGTGTTGGATGCTAATGATAACGCCCCAGTGTTCAGTCAGGCAGTTTATAAAACCAGTCTGCCTGAAAACTCTCCTTTAGATACTGCAGTGGTTACTGTGAGCGCAACTGATGCAGATGAGGGAGTGAATGGTAATGTAAGTTATGAATTTGATCATGTTtctgatgaaaataataatgttttttctaTTGATTCCACAAGTGGTGAAGTCAAAGTTTCAAGAATGTTAGATTATGAAGAGAAAACTTCCTATGAAATGCAAATAACAGCCAAAGACGGTCTTGGATTAGTTTCATCCTCGACCCTAATAATTGAGGTCACGGATGTCAACGATAATGCTCCTGTGATATCCATAAAGTCACTGAAAAACCCAGTACCAGAAAATATACAGCTTGGTACAGAAGTGGGCCTCATTAACGTGCAGGACAGAGACTCCGACAGTAATGAAAAGGTGCGCTGCTCCATCCAGCAAATTGTTCCTTTTAAATTGGTTCCTTCaattaaaaactattattcTGTGGTGACCACAGGACAACTTGACCGTGAAATAGTGTCTGATTACAACATTACAATCAGTGCCACTGATGAAGGCTCTCCACCTCTGTCCTCCTCTAAAACTGTCCACTTATCTGTAGCTGACATCAACGACAACCCACCTGTGTTTGAGGAACAGTCCTACAGCGCATATGTGAGTGAAAATAACAAAGCCGGATCCACTTTATGTTCAGTTACTGCTCGAGACCCCGACTGGAGACAAAATGGGACAGTAATTTATTCTCTGTTACCTGGTGAGGTTAATGGAGCCCCGATGTCCTCATATGTTTCTGTTAACGGGGACACAGGGGTGATCCACGCTGTCAGGTCATTTGATTATGAACAGTTCAGGAGTTTTAAAGTGCACGTGATGGCTAGAGACAACGGCTCGCCTCCACTCAGCAGCAACGTGAGCATAAGTGTGTTCGTATCAGATGTGAATGACAATTCTCCTCAGATCCTGTACCCCGCCCCAGAGGGCAGCTCCTTCATGACCGAGCTGGTCCCCAAAGCTGCACACGGAGGCTCTCTTGTGTCCAAAGTGATCTCGGTGGACGCGGACTCCGGACAGAACGCCTGGCTGTCCTATTATATAGTCAAATCCACTGATCCGGGACTTTTCACTATTGGGCTGCACAGCGGAGAGATCAGGACACAGCGGGACATTTCCGAGGCTGACAGCATGAAACAGAACCTGATCGTGGCAGTGAAAGATAATGGACAGCCCCCTCTGTCTGCCACCTGTGCCATGTATTTACTGATTTCTGATAACTTAGCTGAGGTGCCTGAACTGAAAGATATTTCTTATGAGGAGAAGAACTCAAACCTGACCTCCTATCTGATCATCGCACTGGTTTGTGTGTCCACCTTCTTCCtgaccttcatcatcatcatcctggGTGTCAGGTTCTGTCGCAGGAGAAAGCCCAGACTGTTGTTTGATGGAGCAGTTGCCATCCCTGGCGCTTACCTCCCTCCTAATTATGCAGATGTTGATGGCACAGGAACTTTACGCAGCTCTTACAATTATGACGCCTACCTGACAACAGGATCTAGAACCAGTGACTTTAAGTTTGTCTCATCTTACAATGACAACACGCTGCCTGCTGACCACACTCTGAAGAAAAGTCCAACTGAGTTTGCTGATATGTTTGGTCAATCAGAAGACTCTCTTGAG
- the LOC119617365 gene encoding protocadherin gamma-A11-like: MRNKTDGGFSFNLCCVFLLLGLHFAHGDVSYSIAEEMKRGSVIGNIAKDLGLAIATLSSRKARIDTDTNNKRYCDINLSTGDLIVTDRIDRENLCGKKATCVLKEELVLENPLELQRITIHVQDINDNAPEFSENLISFEISESTGKGAKFVLTEARDADIGTNAVQRYTLQNNEHFTINVNTDVSGRKHSELVLVKELDREKETELKLVLTALDGGSPQRSGTAVIHVTVLDANDNVPVFSQAVYKISLPENSPLQTVVVTVRATDADEGPNGNIIYSFDHMSNDHVSLFSLDQKTGEVKLIGPIDYETDTTIELQIRAKDGPGLTSYCTVIVELFDVNDNPPVISLKSLSNPIPENVPPGTEVGIITVQDRDSNKNQQVRCSIQQNVPFKLVPSIKNYYSVVTTGQLDRELVSDYNITISATDEGSPPLSSSKTVHLSVADINDNPPVFEEQSYSAYVSENNKAGSTLCSVTARDPDWRQNGTVIYSLLPGEVNGAPVSSYVSVNGDTGVIHAVRSFDYEQFKSFKVHVIARDNGSPPLSSNVSVSVFISDVNDNSPQILYPAPEGSSFMTELVPKAAHGGSLVSKVIAYDAYLTTGSRTSDFKFVSSYNDNTLPADHTLKKSPTEFADVFGGSDSSPEVGISFTQFHTFLKSFFFIVLQ, from the exons aTGAGGAATAAAACCGACGGAGGATTTTCTTTCAACCTCTGCTGCGTTTTTCTTCTCTTGGGTCTGCATTTTGCGCATGGCGATGTAAGCTACTCTATAGCCGAAGAGATGAAGCGTGGATCAGTTATAGGAAATATAGCTAAAGATCTCGGCCTTGCGATAGCCACGCTGTCATCCCGTAAAGCCCGCATCGACACGGACACGAATAATAAAAGGTACTGTGATATTAATCTGAGCACCGGGGATTTGATTGTGACGGACAGGATAGACAGGGAAAACCTTTGTGGTAAGAAAGCGACCTGCGTTTTAAAAGAGGAGCTCGTTCTAGAAAACCCTCTAGAGCTCCAGCGTATCACCATTCATGTACAGGATATAAACGACAACGCCCCTGAGTTTAGTGAGAACTTGATTTCATTCGAAATAAGTGAATCAACCGGCAAAGGAGCTAAATTCGTACTGACTGAGGCCCGTGATGCAGATATCGGCACAAATGCTGTTCAGCGCTACACTTTACAAAACAATGAGCATTtcacaataaatgtaaacacagacGTTAGTGGAAGAAAACACTCGGAGCTTGTTTTAGTCAAAGAATTAGATCGAGAGAAGGAGACAGAGCTGAAATTAGTGCTCACAGCTCTAGATGGCGGATCTCCTCAGAGATCGGGTACTGCAGTTATCCATGTCACTGTGCTGGATGCTAATGATAACGTCCCAGTGTTCAGTCAGGCCGTTTATAAAATCAGTCTGCCTGAAAACTCTCCTTTACAGACTGTAGTGGTTACTGTGAGGGCAACTGATGCAGATGAGGGGCCCAACGGAAATATTATATATAGTTTTGATCATATGTCAAACGatcatgtttctcttttttcacttGATCAAAAAACAGGGGAGGTTAAATTAATCGGCCCTATTGATTATGAAACTGACACTACTATTGAACTGCAAATTAGAGCAAAAGATGGTCCAGGTCTTACTTCATATTGTACAGTAATTGTAGAACTATTTGATGTTAATGACAATCCACCTGTTATCAGTCTGAAATCCCTATCTAACCCCATACCTGAAAACGTACCACCTGGTACAGAGGTGGGCATCATTACCGTGCAGGACAGAGACTCTAACAAGAACCAACAGGTCCGCTGCTCTATCCAGCAAAACGTCCCTTTTAAGTTGGTTCCTTCtattaaaaactattattcTGTGGTGACTACAGGACAACTGGACCGTGAGCTAGTGTCTGATTACAACATTACAATCAGTGCCACTGACGAGGGCTCTCCACCTCTGTCCTCCTCTAAAACTGTCCACTTATCTGTAGCTGACATCAACGACAACCCACCTGTGTTTGAGGAACAGTCCTACAGCGCATATGTGAGTGAAAATAACAAAGCTGGCTCCACTTTGTGTTCTGTTACTGCTCGAGACCCTGACTGGAGACAAAATGGGACAGTAATTTATTCTCTGTTACCTGGTGAGGTGAATGGAGCCCCTGTGTCCTCCTATGTTTCTGTTAACGGAGACACGGGGGTGATCCACGCTGTCAGGTCGTTTGATTATGAACAGTTCAAGAGTTTTAAAGTGCACGTGATAGCCAGAGACAACGGTTCTCCTCCGCTGAGCAGCAATGTGAGCGTCAGTGTGTTCATATCGGATGTGAATGACAACTCTCCTCAGATCCTGTACCCCGCCCCGGAGGGCAGCTCCTTCATGACCGAGCTGGTCCCTAAAGCTGCACACGGAGGCTCTCTGGTGTCCAAAGTGATCGCG TATGATGCCTACCTGACAACAGGATCTAGAACCAGTGACTTTAAGTTTGTCTCATCTTACAATGACAACACGCTGCCTGCTGACCACACTCTGAAGAAAAGTCCAACTGAGTTTGCTGATGTGTTTGGAGGCAGTGATAGTTCCCCTGAGGTAGGGATAAGTTTTACTCAGTTTCATACGTTTCTAAAATCGTTTTTTTTCATAGTACTCCAATAG